One window of the Cryptomeria japonica chromosome 7, Sugi_1.0, whole genome shotgun sequence genome contains the following:
- the LOC131071185 gene encoding S-adenosylmethionine synthase 2: protein METFLFTSESVNEGHPDKLCDQVSDAVLDACLEQDPDSKVACETCTKTNMVMVFGEITTKANVDYEQIVRKTCREIGFISDDVGLDADKCRVLVNIEQQSPDIAQGVHGHLTKRPEDIGAGDQGHMFGYATDETPELMPLTHVLATKLGAKLTDVRKNGTCPWLRPDGKTQVTIEYKNEKGAMVPLRVHTVLISTQHDETVTNDQIAADLKEHVIKPVIPAKYMDENTIFHLNPSGRFVIGGPHGDAGLTGRKIIIDTYGGWGAHGGGAFSGKDPTKVDRSGAYIVRQAAKSIVAAGLARRCIVQVSYAIGVPEPLSVFVDSYGTGKIPDKEILNIIKTSFDFRPGMISINLDLKRGGNGRFQKTAAYGHFGRDDPDFTWEIVKPLKTSA, encoded by the coding sequence ATGGAGACTTTCTTGTTCACATCGGAGTCAGTAAACGAGGGGCACCCAGACAAGCTGTGCGATCAAGTTTCTGATGCAGTTTTAGATGCCTGTCTGGAGCAGGACCCTGACAGCAAAGTGGCCTGCGAGACCTGCACCAAGACCAACATGGTCATGGTCTTTGGGGAAATCACCACCAAGGCTAATGTCGATTATGAGCAGATCGTCCGCAAGACCTGCAGAGAAATTGGATTCATCTCTGACGATGTGGGTCTGGATGCAGACAAGTGCAGAGTGCTTGTGAACATTGAACAGCAGAGCCCTGACATTGCCCAGGGTGTTCATGGCCATCTGACCAAGCGCCCTGAAGACATTGGAGCAGGGGATCAGGGTCACATGTTCGGGTATGCCACGGATGAAACCCCTGAACTCATGCCTCTTACCCATGTCTTGGCCACCAAGCTGGGCGCCAAGCTTACAGATGTCAGAAAGAATGGTACCTGTCCATGGCTGAGACCTGATGGGAAAACCCAGGTCACAATTGAGTACAAAAATGAGAAGGGCGCCATGGTTCCCCTGAGGGTCCACACTGTTCTCATCTCTACCCAGCATGATGAGACTGTCACCAATGACCAGATTGCTGCAGATCTGAAGGAGCATGTGATCAAGCCTGTGATCCCTGCAAAGTACATGGATGAGAACACCATATTCCATTTGAATCCATCTGGGCGTTTTGTGATTGGAGGACCCCATGGAGATGCAGGGCTGACTGGAAGGAAGATCATTATTGACACATATGGGGGATGGGGAGCTCATGGAGGAGGAGCTTTCAGTGGAAAGGATCCCACCAAGGTGGATCGCAGTGGCGCTTACATTGTTAGGCAGGCTGCCAAGAGTATTGTTGCAGCTGGGCTTGCCAGGAGGTGTATTGTGCAGGTGTCCTATGCCATTGGTGTGCCTGAGCCTCTCTCCGTGTTTGTGGACTCCTATGGTACTGGTAAGATTCCTGACAAGGAAATCCTCAATATCATCAAGACCAGTTTTGATTTTAGGCCTGGTATGATCTCAATCAATCTGGATTTGAAGAGGGGTGGAAATGGAAGGTTCCAAAAGACTGCTGCTTATGGTCACTTCGGCAGAGATGACCCTGATTTCACATGGGAAATTGTTAAGCCTCTCAAGACTTCAGCATGA